From the Nostoc sp. PCC 7107 genome, the window GCCAATTTATAGTGCAATTCAAGTTGATGGAAAACGCTTGTATGATTTGGCGCGTCAAGGTGAAACTGTAGAGGTTCCAGCACGCACCGTTGAAGTTTTTCAGATAAATATTTTAGATTGGAGAGAAGGAGATTTTCCCGAATTAGATGTAGCGATCGCCTGTGGTAGTGGTACATATATTAGAGCGATCGCTCGTGATTTAGGCGCAGCCTTTAACACTGGCGGAACTCTCGCCGCTTTAACTCGTACCCAAAGCAGTGGTTTTGATTTAAGTAATAGTCTTTCTCTGTCTGATTTAGAAGCACAGTTGCAAGCTGGGAAATTTCAACCAATTCTTCCTGATATCGCCTTACAACATTTACCCACTGTGACTTTACCTCCAGAATTCGCCCGCAAATGGTGTCAAGGGCAGAAAGTGGCGATTAATTCTTCTATTTCTGGACTTTTGCGTGTATATGAAGCCGAAAACAAATTCGTAGGAATTGGACAATCACAAGATGAAATATTAATTCCTCAAATGGTTTTTGAACCA encodes:
- the truB gene encoding tRNA pseudouridine(55) synthase TruB, with protein sequence MQGFLNLNKPFDWTSHDCVARVRKLLRLKRVGHAGTLDPAAIGVLPIALGKATRLLQYLPGDKAYKATIRFGVRTTTDDLQGEIITSQPCTNLSLAEIETALTQFVGKIEQIPPIYSAIQVDGKRLYDLARQGETVEVPARTVEVFQINILDWREGDFPELDVAIACGSGTYIRAIARDLGAAFNTGGTLAALTRTQSSGFDLSNSLSLSDLEAQLQAGKFQPILPDIALQHLPTVTLPPEFARKWCQGQKVAINSSISGLLRVYEAENKFVGIGQSQDEILIPQMVFEPIS